The DNA segment TCAGCGTGTTCGCGCCGCTGTGAAATTGCCGTCCGGCGGTTGGAGACGGGTAGGTTGGCCGTATGGCTTCCGTCCTCTTCCCGGCGCTGGCCGCGAGGGCGTGGGACGTTGTGGTGATCGGCGGGGGCATCCGCAAGACCGAGCAACTGCTGCCCCTGTTCGAGCAGATCATCAACCTCACCCACCACCACGCCCCCCAGGCCGCCGTCGCCTTCAACACCAACGGTGGGGACAGCGTGGAGGCGGCACGACGCCGGCTGCCGGCTGGCTAGATGGCCGATCCCAGGGGGCCTGTAAGTGCCTCTCGGAGCCACCCCGAGGCGGTCAGGCGGCGGGGTCGACCTCGGGGTGCGTGAACCGTACGGGCTTGCCCAGCGAGCGGGCGTAGGAGATCTCGGCCCGGGTGCTGTCTCCGATGTAGTCGCCGACCACGAGCACCTCGTCAGCGAGCCGGATCTTCGCCCGGTGCAGGTCGTCGAGTCGAGCCTTCAGCGCCTCGGCCTCGACAGGGTCGGACCAGAGTTCGTGCGGCGACTTCATGTCGCAGGCCGGCTTGACGACGATCTTTCCGGCTGTGGTCTCGCGTAGATCCGCCTCGGTCATCTCGGCCATGAAGCGGGTGGAGCCGCAGATCACGACGACATGGGGAAGGCTCAGCAGCTTCTTCGCGTCGGCGAGCTGCTCCTCAGGGGTGAGCGGAGCCGGGTGTGACACGGGTTCCTCACGGTTTACGGGTCAGCCAGAGTAGTTCTGCCGGCCAGTGGTGGGCCCAGTCGGGTGGGGTGGTCTGGTTGTAGCCGTTGGGGGTTTCGGGGGCGGGGCGGGGTTCTACGAGGTCGTCGATGACGAGGTCCGCGTCGCGGAGGACTCTGATCCAGTCGCCGTAGGTGAGCACGTAGCTGGTCGCTTCGTCGTCTTCGGCGATGGTGTTCAGGCCGAAGTAGTCGCGCTGGAGTGTCGTGGTCACGCGGGCGGCCGCTTCGTCGTAGCAGGCTTCGAACCAGGGGCTGGCCACGTTGAAGACCAGGCGGCCGCCTCGGCGGAGGACGCGTGCGGCCTGGGGGACGGCGAGGTGCGGGGGTGCCCAGCTGAGGCCGCCGAAGTCGCAGAAGACGAGGTCGAAGCTTTCCGCGGCGAAGGGGAGTTGTTCGGCGGCGGCCTGCACCAGCGGGTAGCGGGCCGGTCCCATCGCGCGGGCCGCCGCCGCGAGTTGGGCTTCGGACAGGTCGAGTCCGACCACGTCCGCGCCCTCGGCCGCGAGCGCCCTGGACCACTGGCCGGCGCCGCAGCCTAGTTCGAGGACGCGTTTGCCGGTGACGTCGCCCAGGGCGCCCAGACGCGCGTCCGGGATGGAGTACATGCCCCACAGCCGGGGGGCGGCGCCGATCTGCGGGTCGTGCTCGGACTGGTAGGCGCTGCTGATCCGGTTCCAGAGCCGCCGGTTGGCGGGGATGCTGTCCACGGGCCGACTTCAGCACTGCCTACCGGGGGCGGTCAACACGATTACGCGCACCCGCCCCCGGCGCAGCGTTGCTCAGCCCAGCGGCTTGCTCAGTACCGCCTTGCGGTGGCTGAAGGTGTCGAGGGAGTAGCGGCCGTGGTAGTTGCCCATGCCGCTCTCGCCGACACCGCCGAAGGGGAGGTCGGAGACGGTGAGGTGGGCGAGGGGGAGGCCGTGGCCGAGACCGCCGGAGGAGGTCTCGGCGGCGATGCGGTCGCGGGTGCTGTCGGAGTCGGCGAAGACGTACAGCGCGAGCGGCTTGTCGCGGTCGTTGATGAAGTCCACCGCCGCGTCCAGGTCCGGCACGGTGACGATCGGGAGGATCGGCCCGAAGATCTCCTCCTGCATCACCGGCGCGTCGGGCGCGACATCGGCCAGCACGGTCGGCGCGATGTACTTGTCCGTACGGTCGCTGCCCCCGCCGACCGCCACCCTGCCGGAGTCCAGCAAGCCGGAAAGCCGGTCGAAATGGCGCTCGTTGACGATGCGGCCGTACTCCGGCGAGGCCGCCGGGTCGGTGCCGAAGAGGCCCTCGACCGCGCGGACGAGCGCCGCCTCCAGGGCGGGGGCGGTCTCCGGGTCGGTGAGGACGTAGTCGGGGGCGACGCAGGTCTGCCCGGCGTTGAGGAACTTGCCGCGCGCCAGCCGGTCGGCGACCACGTCGAGGTCGGTGTCGCGGTCGACGAACGCCGGCGACTTGCCGCCGAGTTCGAGCGTGACCGGGGTGAGGTGCTCGGCCGCCGCCCGCATGACGACACGGCCCACCGTGCCGTTGCCGGTGTAGAAGATGTGGTCGAAGCGCTGGGCCAGCAGGGCCGTCGTCTCCGGGATGCCGCCCTCGACCACGGCGACCGCGTCGGTGTCGAGGTAGGCCGGGATCAGCTCGGCCAGCGCGGCCGAGGTCGCCGGGGCCAGCTCGCTCGGCTTGGCCACGACCGCGTTGCCCGACGCGAGGGCGCCGACCATGGGGGCCAGGAGAAGCTGGGCCGGGTAGTTCCAGGGGGCGATGACGAGGACGACGCCGAGCGGGTCGTACTGCGTCCAGGCCGTGGCGTCGTCGCCGAGGTGCGCGGGGACCGGGGCCGGCTCGGGGCGCAGCCACTCGTCCAGGTGCTCCAGGGTGTGGTCGATCTCGCGGACCGTGAAGTCGATCTCCGTACGGTGCGCCTCGGTGGCGCTCTTGCCCAGGTCGGCGTGGAGGGCGGCGGCGAGGTCGTCCCCGTGCTCGGTCAGCATCGCGCGCAGCCTGCGCAGCTGCTCCT comes from the Streptomyces seoulensis genome and includes:
- a CDS encoding class I SAM-dependent methyltransferase; its protein translation is MDSIPANRRLWNRISSAYQSEHDPQIGAAPRLWGMYSIPDARLGALGDVTGKRVLELGCGAGQWSRALAAEGADVVGLDLSEAQLAAAARAMGPARYPLVQAAAEQLPFAAESFDLVFCDFGGLSWAPPHLAVPQAARVLRRGGRLVFNVASPWFEACYDEAAARVTTTLQRDYFGLNTIAEDDEATSYVLTYGDWIRVLRDADLVIDDLVEPRPAPETPNGYNQTTPPDWAHHWPAELLWLTRKP
- a CDS encoding aldehyde dehydrogenase family protein produces the protein MNHSPTEQAADTVARLRGTFRTGRTKSVEWRKEQLRRLRAMLTEHGDDLAAALHADLGKSATEAHRTEIDFTVREIDHTLEHLDEWLRPEPAPVPAHLGDDATAWTQYDPLGVVLVIAPWNYPAQLLLAPMVGALASGNAVVAKPSELAPATSAALAELIPAYLDTDAVAVVEGGIPETTALLAQRFDHIFYTGNGTVGRVVMRAAAEHLTPVTLELGGKSPAFVDRDTDLDVVADRLARGKFLNAGQTCVAPDYVLTDPETAPALEAALVRAVEGLFGTDPAASPEYGRIVNERHFDRLSGLLDSGRVAVGGGSDRTDKYIAPTVLADVAPDAPVMQEEIFGPILPIVTVPDLDAAVDFINDRDKPLALYVFADSDSTRDRIAAETSSGGLGHGLPLAHLTVSDLPFGGVGESGMGNYHGRYSLDTFSHRKAVLSKPLG